Proteins encoded by one window of Flavobacterium sp. N502540:
- a CDS encoding fibrobacter succinogenes major paralogous domain-containing protein, whose translation MGKLFLSFILLLLIPNKTENNIAADIDGNKYTIIKIDKYLISNQNLNVSHFRNGDVIPEVKTIQEWRKYGKLKKPAWCYHESNEKNKKKIGKIYNGFAVNDPRGLCPNGFHIPTHKEWKEIITSLGGYDNAGLHLKSKNWDGDNSSEFNAVPGGYRSTVNEIDFYPLDYCVLFWGTKVQVSKNSNDFIGLMDGDNSVNGEVTAHTSENGMYVRFIKNN comes from the coding sequence ATGGGCAAATTATTTTTATCATTCATTTTATTGCTATTAATCCCAAATAAAACGGAGAATAATATCGCTGCCGATATTGATGGTAATAAATACACAATAATTAAAATCGACAAATATTTAATTTCAAATCAAAATTTAAATGTAAGTCATTTCAGAAATGGTGACGTAATACCTGAAGTAAAAACAATACAAGAATGGAGAAAGTATGGCAAATTAAAAAAGCCAGCTTGGTGTTATCATGAAAGTAATGAAAAGAATAAGAAAAAAATCGGGAAAATTTATAATGGATTCGCTGTCAATGATCCAAGAGGTTTATGTCCCAACGGATTTCATATTCCGACGCATAAAGAATGGAAAGAAATAATTACATCTTTAGGAGGATATGACAATGCAGGATTACATTTAAAATCTAAAAATTGGGATGGAGATAATAGTTCCGAATTTAATGCTGTTCCGGGCGGTTACAGGAGTACTGTAAATGAAATTGATTTTTATCCATTAGACTATTGTGTGTTATTTTGGGGTACAAAAGTACAGGTAAGTAAAAACAGTAATGATTTTATCGGTTTGATGGATGGCGACAATTCAGTTAATGGAGAAGTTACCGCACATACATCAGAGAATGGAATGTATGTTCGATTTATTAAAAATAATTGA